Genomic window (Takifugu rubripes chromosome 1, fTakRub1.2, whole genome shotgun sequence):
ttaaccctaacccagcagggtGGCTTAGAGGttagagttaaccctaacccatcagggtGGGTTAGACGttagagttaaccctaacccagcagggtgggtcagaggttagaggttagggttaaccctaacccatcagggtgggttagaggttagggttaaccctaacccatcagggtgggttagagttagaggttagagttaaccctaacccatcagggtgggttagaggttagaggttagggttaaccctaaccgatcagggtgggttagaggttagagttaaccctaacccatcagggtgggttagaggttagagttaaccctaacccagcagggtgggttagagttagaggttagagttaaccctaaccgatcagggtgggttagaggttagagttaaccctaacccagcagggtgggttagggttagaggttagggttaaccctaaccgatcagggtgggttagaggttagagctaaccctaacccagcagggtgggtcagaggttagaggttagggttaaccctaaccgatcagggtgggttagaggttagagttaaccctaactcagcagggtgggtcagaggttagaggttagggttaaccctaacccagcagggtgggttagaggttagagttaaccctaacccagcagggtgggttagaggttagaggttagagttaaccctaacccatcagggtgggttagaggttagagttaaccctaacccatcaggttAGAGTAAATGAAAGGAGCCGTGgtggagacaggtgagcaggtccAAAAGGGATCAGACCAAACGTACTTTGGGCCTGTAGAAGACGTTCTGCACCGACAGCATGGAGACGATGGTCAGCATCTCCTCGCTGCAGCCCAGGTGGACGGACATGATCAGCATCTTACACAGCATGGGCTCCAGGGGGAACTCGGCcatctgcaggagaggagcaggtcTCAGGACACCAGGTCTCTACAGACAGCATGATGGTGATGGGGTGGAgcctcaccctcctccccaaCCGGGTGAGCAGCCCCTCGTCGTCCAGCGCTCCCAGCGTGTAGAGCTGCTCCATGGCCGTGATCAGCGTCTCCATGGGAGGAGCGTCCATGAAGTCGAAGGACAGCAGGTCGTTGATGCCCATGgcctgagggaggagaaggaaggtcTGTGATGCCCTTCAGACgccaacgtgcctaaccctaaccctaaccctaaccctaaccctaaacctaacccaacgtgcttaaccctaacccaacgtgcttaaccctaacccaacgtgcctaaccctaaacctaacccaacgtgcttaaccctaacccaacgtgcttaaccctaacccaacgtgcctaaccctaaccctaacccaacgtgcttaaccctaacccaacgtgcttaaccctaacccaacgtgcttaaccctaacccaacgtgcttaaccctaaccctaacccaacgtgcttaaccctaacccaacgtgcttaaccctaacccaacgtgcttaaccctaacccaatgtgcctaaccctaaccctaaccctaacccatggcctgagggaggagaaggaaggtcTGTGATGCCCTTCAGACgccaacgtgcctaaccctaaccctaacccaacgtgcttaaccctaaccctaacccaacgtgcttaaccctaacccaacgtgcctaaccctaaacctaaccctaacccaacgtgcctaaccctaacccaacgtgcctaaccctaacctaacccaacgtgcctgaccctaaccctaaccctaacccaacgtgcctgaccctaacccaacgtgcctaacctaacccaacgtgcctaaccctaacccaacgtgcctaaccctaacccaacgtgcctaaccctaaacctaacccaacgtgcttaaccctaacccaacatgcttaaccctaacccaacgtgcttaaccctaacccaacgtgcctaaccctaacccaacgtgcttaaccctaacccaacgtgcttaaccctaacccaacgtgcctaaccctaaacctaacccaacgtgcttaaccctaacccaacgtgcttaaccctaacccaacgtgcctaaccctaacccaacgtgcttaaccctaacccaacgtgcctaaccctaaacctaacccaacgtgcttaaccctaacccaacgtgcttaaccctaacccaacgtgcctaaccctaaacctaacccaacgtgcttaaccctaacccaacgtgcttaaccctaacccaacgtgcctaaccctaaacctaacccaacgtgcttaaccctaacccaacgtgcttaaccctaacccaacgtgcctaaccctaaccctaacccaacgtgcttaacctaacccaacgtgcttaaccctaacccaacgtgcttaaccctaacccaacgtgcttaaccctaaccctaacccaacgtgcttaaccctaacccaacgtgcttaaccctaacccaatgtgcctaaccctaaccctaaccctaacccatggcctgagggaggagaaggaaggtcTGTGATGCCCTTCAGACgccaacgtgcctaaccctaaccctaacccaacgtgcttaaccctaaccctaacccaacgtgcttaaccctaacccaacgtgcctaaccctaaacctaaccctaacccaacgtgcctaaccctaacccaacgtgcctaaccctaaacctaacccaacgtgcctgaccctaaccctaaccctaacccaacgtgcctgaccctaacccaacgtgcctaaccctaacccaacgtgcctaaccctaacccaacgtgcctaaccctaacccaacgtgcctaaccctaaacctaacccaacgtgcttaaccctaacccaacatgcttaaccctaacccaacgtgcttaaccctaacccaacgtgcctaaccctaaacctaacccaacgtgcttaaccctaacccaacgtgcttaaccctaacccaacgtgcctaaccctaaacctaaccctaacccaacgtgcctaaccctaaccctaacccaacgtgcctaaccctaacccaacgtgcctaaccctaaacctaacccaacgtgcttaaccctaacccaacgtgcttaaccctaacccaacgtgcctaaccctaacccaacgtgcttaaccctaacccaacgtgcctaaccctaacccaacgtgcttaaccctaacccaacgtgcctaaccctaaacctaacccaacgtgcttaaccctaacccaacgtgcttaaccctaacccaacgtgcttaaccctaacccaacgtgcctaaccctaaccctaacccaacgtgcttaaccctaacccaacgtgcttaaccctaacccaacgtgcctaaccctaaacctaaccctaacccaacgtgcctaaccctaaccctaacccaacgtgcctaaccctaacccaacgtgcttaaccctaacccaacgtgcctaaccctaaacctaaccctaacccaacgtgcctaaccctaaccctaacccaacgtgcctaaccctaacccaacgtgcttaaccctaacccaacgtgcctaaccctaaacctaacccaacgtgcctgaccctaaccctaaccctaacccaacgtgcctgaccctaacccaacgtgcctaaccctaacccaacgtgcttaaccctaacccaacgtgcctaaccctaacccaacgtgcctaacccaacgtgcctaaccctaacccaacgtgcctgaccctaacccaacgtgcctaaccctaaccctaacccaacgtgcctaaccctaacccaacgtgcctaaccctaacccaacgtgcctgaccctaacccaacgtgcctgaccctaacccaacgtgcctgaccctaacccaacgtgcctaaccctaaccctaacccaacgtgcctaaccctaaccctaacccaacgtgcctaaccctaacccaacgtgcctaaccctaaccctaaccagcgtGCTcacgagggagggagggtcGCTACCTTCAGAGACAGCACCGTGCTCGCCAGGTTGGTCCTCTGGATCTCCGGCACGTTGGTGGTCAACATCTCGTCTCTGTAGGCCCTCTCGGTGTACAGCCGGTAACACTTCCCGGGTCCGGTTCTGCCAGCTCGGCCCGCCCTCTGCTTGGCCTGAGCCTGAAGTGGAAGACAGGAAGTTACACGTGCACCCGTGAACCACGAGGGGGGGTTAAGAGAAAGATGCCGAGTCATCGTTATCAGTCAGCCTGGCGGGTCCCAGCTCAAACGGGTCCCGGCTCAAATGGGTCAAGACTGGGCTGGAACACAAGTCTGAGGCGGTGACAGGATCCACCCACGTGCGTGTCCTCATGTCCAGGACAGTGGAACTACTCTAGGCCCTGATCCTGCAGACCATAATAAGCTCTCCGGGACACCACCACTCATTGGTTGGGTAAAATCGGGCCGGTGTTTAACGGAGCGATGGGAATGTTCCGGATGGACGTCCTCCTACCTGGGAGATGGGCGTCACCACCAGCTGGTCGATGCCCGTCTTGGAGTTGTAGACTTTCTGCTTCACGAACCCGGGATCCACCACGTAATAGATCCCGTCTATGGTCAGAGAGGTCTCGGCGATGTTGGTGGCGATGACCACCTGAGGAGCAAACGGATTAGTTAGATGATCCCACGTCTCCTCACGGATCGGGAGGGCAGCCATCAGCACCTTTCTGCTGCCGGGCGGCGCCGGGTCGAAGATTCTGGTCTGCATCTCGCTGGGGAGGGCGGAATAAACCGGGAGGATGATGAGCTCGGGAACGTCGGGCCCCAGCGACTTCATGCGCTCGTACAGGATCTCACAGGCGGTGTCGATCTCTTCCTGTCCGGTCAGGAACACCAGGATGTCGCCTGGACGGAGGAGCAGGAAGCGTTAGACGGATCCCCGGACGACTCGTCATGTTCTGGACGTCCAGTCAGACCTGGAGGTTCCGTCAGGTGGATCTGCATGACTGTGATCAGACTGGCGTCCAGGTAGTCGGTCTCAGGCTCTTTGGTGTAGAGCACCTCCACTGGGTAGGTTCTTCCTGGGATGGTGAAGATGGGCGCCTCGTAGAAGTACTGAGAGAACTTGACGGCGTCCAGCGTGGCCGAGGTCACGATCAGCTTCATGTCGGTCCGTTTCTGAACGGTctggaagagaaaaacagaaccTTTCCCGTCTCTGCTGTCAGAGCCAGAACACCAGAGCCTGGCTGGACCTGCGAACCTTCTTCAGCAGCCCGAAGAGCACGTCGGTGTGGATGGTCCTCTCGTGGGCCTCGTCCAGCATGATGATGGCGTACTGACCCAGTTCCGAGTCGATCAGACACTCGCGCAGCAGCATTCCGTCTGTCATGTACTTGATGACGGTTTCTGGGCTGGTGCAGTCCTCAAAGCGGATGGTGTAGCCCACCTGCAGGAGACCAGAGCTGTGAGGAGTAGCAGATGAGgagctggtcctggtcccggtcccggTCCGGGTCCTGTCCACTCACCTCCTGACCCAGACAGCAGCCGTACTCCTCAGACACCCTCTTGGCCACAGACATGGCGGCCACACGTCTGGGCTGGGTGCAGCCGATCTTCCCCCTGCTGGTGTAGCCGGCCTCGGCCAGGTACTGGGTGATCTGCGTGGTCTTCCCGGAGCCCGTCTCACCGATAACAATCAGGATCTGGTTCTCGTGGACggcctggggagggggggattcaGAGGTTGGGACCGTTGTCTCTTCTCTTTAGACCACTTCAGGACCTGAACACACCTGCAcgagctgctccttcagcttgTAGATGGGCAGGCTCTCCCGCTGCTCCAGGATGGACAGCTGGGTCTTCTTCCCATACGAGGCCTTGTTGCCCCCAAACGCGTGTTTCTTCCACTCCGGCATGTCGTTGGGCATCATTCCGATCCCCCTCATGTTGGCAGCAATCTGCCTCCCGTCAGCTGGAGAGACCATGGCAGGTTACTGGGCTGGCCGCCCCCCCTCAGGGTAGAGGCCTCCCCTCAGGGTAGAAGCCTCCCCTCAGGGTAGAAGCCTCCCCTCAGGGTAGAGGCCCCCCCTCAGGGTAGAGGCCCTCCCTCAGGGTAGAGGCCCCCCCTCAGGCTAGAGGCCCTTCACTcattcacccacccactcattcACCCCCTCATCCCGTTGCCTCTGCATCTCCAGCGTTCCCAGAGCTGCTGTGACACTCCCGTCTCCCCTGTTCCCACCTAAAAAGGCGGAAGGTTAAGGGGAGACCGGGGACACTCAGACCGGGGACACTCAGACCGGGGACACTCAGACACTCGGACTGGGACACTCAGACACCCGGACCGGGACACTCGGACACTCAGACGGGGACACTCGGACACTCGGACTGGGACACTCGGACGGGGACACTCGGACACTCGGACTGGGACACTCGGACGGGGACACTCGGACTGGGACACTCGGACGGGGACACTCGGACGGGGACACTCGGACACTCGGACTGGGACACTCGGACGGGGACACTCGGACACTCGGACCAGACACTCGGACGGGGACACTCAGACACTCGGACGGGGACACTCGGACACTCGGACTGGGACACTCGGACGGGGACACTCGGACCGGGACACTCGGACCGGGACACTCGGACCGGGACACTCGGACCGGGACACTCGGACACTCGGACCGGGACACTCAGACACTCGGACCGGGACACTCAGACACTCGGACCGGGACACTCACTGTCCGGCAGCGGGTCCACCCAGTGCTTGTTCAGTCCCATGGGGATGGAGTCCATCTCGGCCTCGCGGGCCGCCTGCTTCAGCTCCCGTCTCTCCTTGGCGAGGGCGCTCTGCATCATGGCGGCCTGAGACAGGGAGCCATCGGGATTCTACGGGACGAGCAGAGCGGGACGATCAGTCCTGAACAGTCCCACACCACGAGGACAAGAGCAGCTTTAGCAGAGGACCTTGACGATCTTGACAGGACTCATGTCCATGCTCTGCTTGGTGTGTCCCCTCAGGAACGGCGGCTCTTCTTCCACCAGCTCAATTTCCAGATCCTCATCTGAAAGAGAGCTCAGCCTCAGCAGGAAGTCCTCCCGTCCTCCGGGTGTGGGTCCAGCCCAGACCCGCCTCCAACTTACCCTCCTCATCGTCCACTTTAGGGAGAATCCCAGTCTCATCATCAAAATCGGGGAACTCTTCCTTGGACAGGACGTTGGCAGCGATCATCTAGAGCGAAGGAGGACATGGAGTGGTGAGGAACCAGGAGCACCcaagctcctgcagctgtcccTGCAGCTGGTCCTGCATCTGTCCCTGCGGGTCCCCCCACCCGCTCACACCCACCTGCTTGATCTCCCACTTCTCTGGGTCGGAGATCTTGGTCAGCCTCTTTCGCTCCAGTGTGTCGTCCTGCTCCACCTCGGGGCCGTGGCCCAGGTTCAGGTTGCTGGGCCGATCAGGGTTCCTCATGGAGACTTCCTCACTTCCGTCCGGGCCAacattcctcctcctgttgggaTTCAGGTCTTCTCCGGTCTCCTGGTCCACATCCTGGAGGCCAGAGGAGGAACAATTATGCCGATGACTCTACAGTTGGACCTCTTTGTTCTGATGTGTGGGAACCTTCAAACATCCCGTCCTACCTTCATACTGAGGCTGGTCTTGGAACCTGTGAAGGACAGAACCTTGACCTTGACCCGTTGGCCTTTGCGGACCACGTCGGCCACGTTTGCTACACGGCCCTCTCGGCGGAGCTCGGAGATGTGGACCAGGCCCTCCCACCGTTTCCTGCGGAGCAAGTGTTCATTAGACGGACGGAAGGAAGCAGGAACGTTTATGGAGGTTCTGCCCACGAACCGTAGCCCCTCCAGCTGGACAAAGCAGCCAAACTgcatgatgctggtgaccttcCCACAGTAGATGTCCCCCACGGAGGGCTCCTCCGGGGGGGGGCGCTCCACGTGTTTGTCCTTCCACCGATCAGGGTCCCGCTCCCTCCTGGGGCTCGGAGAGCGCTCGCTCCAGCGGGAAGACTTGTCCCTCCTTTTGCCGCGCTCTCGCTCCCTGCACCGCTCCCGGTCTCTGGAGCGGGACCGGGACCGGCgagtcctcttcctgtccttctcCCGATCTCGGTCTCTGTGTCGGTCTCTCTCTCGGCTTCTGCTGCGACTCCGACTGCAACGTCTGCTCTTCTCAGACCTGCTGAAAACGTGAGGAGAGCAGACgaactgagctgctgctccctcgtgctaactttactaacccaaagcccacgtgaccacaaggctaactttactaacccaaagcccacgtgaccacaaggctaactttactaacccaaagcccacgtgaccacaaggctaactttactaacccaaagcccacgtgaccacaacgctaactttactaacccaaagcccacgtgaccacaaggctaactttactaacccaaagcccacgtgaccacaaggctaactttactaacccaaagcccacgtgaccacaacGCTAACTTTACTAAACCAAAGCTCACgtgaccacaaggctaactttactaacccaaagcccacgtgaccacaaggctaactttactaacccaaagcccacgtgaccacaaggctaactttactaaaCCAAAGCTCACgtgaccacaaggctaactttactaacccaaagcccacgtgaccacaacactaactttactaacccaaagcccacgtgaccacaaggctaactttactaacccaaagcccacgtcaccacaaggctaactttactaacccaaagcccacgtgaccacaaggctaactttactaacccaaagcccacgtcaccacaaggctaactttactaacccaaagcccacgtcaccacaaggctaactttactaacccaaagcccacgtgaccacaaggctaactttactaacccaaagcccacgtgaccacaaggctaactttactaacccaaagcccacgtgaccacaacactaactttactaacccaaagcccacgtgaccacaacactaactttactaacccaaagcccacgtgaccacaaggctaactttactaacccaaagcccacgtcaccacaaggctaactttactaacccaaagcccacgtgaccacaaggctaactttactaacccaaagctCACGtcaccacaaggctaactttactaacccaaagcccacgtcaccacaaggctaactttactaacccaaagcccacgtcaccacaaggctaactttactaacccaaagcccacgtgaccacaacactaactttactaacccaaagcccacgtcaccacaaggctaactttactaacccaaagcccacgtgaccacaaggctaactttactaacccaaagcccacgtgaccacaaggctaactttactaaaCCAAAGC
Coding sequences:
- the LOC101063405 gene encoding ATP-dependent RNA helicase DHX8 isoform X2; this encodes MMADISVDELQQLEYLSLVSKVCTELDNHLGLNDKDLAEFVIHLAEKQPTFDGFKALLIQNGAEFTDSLISNLLRLIQTMRPPTKAGTSPASEASVQPKTRKEKLKEMFPALCRANDPAPEKLLDEDDVKVAADAMKELEMFLPSVSGTDPKTSRSRSEKSRRCSRSRSRSRERDRHRDRDREKDRKRTRRSRSRSRDRERCRERERGKRRDKSSRWSERSPSPRRERDPDRWKDKHVERPPPEEPSVGDIYCGKVTSIMQFGCFVQLEGLRKRWEGLVHISELRREGRVANVADVVRKGQRVKVKVLSFTGSKTSLSMKDVDQETGEDLNPNRRRNVGPDGSEEVSMRNPDRPSNLNLGHGPEVEQDDTLERKRLTKISDPEKWEIKQMIAANVLSKEEFPDFDDETGILPKVDDEEDEDLEIELVEEEPPFLRGHTKQSMDMSPVKIVKNPDGSLSQAAMMQSALAKERRELKQAAREAEMDSIPMGLNKHWVDPLPDTDGRQIAANMRGIGMMPNDMPEWKKHAFGGNKASYGKKTQLSILEQRESLPIYKLKEQLVQAVHENQILIVIGETGSGKTTQITQYLAEAGYTSRGKIGCTQPRRVAAMSVAKRVSEEYGCCLGQEVGYTIRFEDCTSPETVIKYMTDGMLLRECLIDSELGQYAIIMLDEAHERTIHTDVLFGLLKKTVQKRTDMKLIVTSATLDAVKFSQYFYEAPIFTIPGRTYPVEVLYTKEPETDYLDASLITVMQIHLTEPPGDILVFLTGQEEIDTACEILYERMKSLGPDVPELIILPVYSALPSEMQTRIFDPAPPGSRKVVIATNIAETSLTIDGIYYVVDPGFVKQKVYNSKTGIDQLVVTPISQAQAKQRAGRAGRTGPGKCYRLYTERAYRDEMLTTNVPEIQRTNLASTVLSLKAMGINDLLSFDFMDAPPMETLITAMEQLYTLGALDDEGLLTRLGRRMAEFPLEPMLCKMLIMSVHLGCSEEMLTIVSMLSVQNVFYRPKDKQALADQKKAKFHQPEGDHLTLLAVYNSWKNNKFSNPWCYENFIQARSLRRAQDIRKQMLGIMDRHKLDVVSCGKATVRVQKAICSGFFRNAAKKDPQEGYRTLIDQQVVYIHPSSALFNRQPEWVVYHELVLTTKEYMREVTTIDPRWLVEFAPAFFKVSDPTRLSKQKKQQRLEPLYNRYEEPNAWRISRAFRRR
- the LOC101063405 gene encoding ATP-dependent RNA helicase DHX8 isoform X1, which gives rise to MMADISVDELQQLEYLSLVSKVCTELDNHLGLNDKDLAEFVIHLAEKQPTFDGFKALLIQNGAEFTDSLISNLLRLIQTMRPPTKAGTSPASEASVQPKTRKEKLKEMFPALCRANDPAPEKLLDEDDVKVAADAMKELEMFLPSVSGTDPKTSRSSRSEKSRRCSRSRSRSRERDRHRDRDREKDRKRTRRSRSRSRDRERCRERERGKRRDKSSRWSERSPSPRRERDPDRWKDKHVERPPPEEPSVGDIYCGKVTSIMQFGCFVQLEGLRKRWEGLVHISELRREGRVANVADVVRKGQRVKVKVLSFTGSKTSLSMKDVDQETGEDLNPNRRRNVGPDGSEEVSMRNPDRPSNLNLGHGPEVEQDDTLERKRLTKISDPEKWEIKQMIAANVLSKEEFPDFDDETGILPKVDDEEDEDLEIELVEEEPPFLRGHTKQSMDMSPVKIVKNPDGSLSQAAMMQSALAKERRELKQAAREAEMDSIPMGLNKHWVDPLPDTDGRQIAANMRGIGMMPNDMPEWKKHAFGGNKASYGKKTQLSILEQRESLPIYKLKEQLVQAVHENQILIVIGETGSGKTTQITQYLAEAGYTSRGKIGCTQPRRVAAMSVAKRVSEEYGCCLGQEVGYTIRFEDCTSPETVIKYMTDGMLLRECLIDSELGQYAIIMLDEAHERTIHTDVLFGLLKKTVQKRTDMKLIVTSATLDAVKFSQYFYEAPIFTIPGRTYPVEVLYTKEPETDYLDASLITVMQIHLTEPPGDILVFLTGQEEIDTACEILYERMKSLGPDVPELIILPVYSALPSEMQTRIFDPAPPGSRKVVIATNIAETSLTIDGIYYVVDPGFVKQKVYNSKTGIDQLVVTPISQAQAKQRAGRAGRTGPGKCYRLYTERAYRDEMLTTNVPEIQRTNLASTVLSLKAMGINDLLSFDFMDAPPMETLITAMEQLYTLGALDDEGLLTRLGRRMAEFPLEPMLCKMLIMSVHLGCSEEMLTIVSMLSVQNVFYRPKDKQALADQKKAKFHQPEGDHLTLLAVYNSWKNNKFSNPWCYENFIQARSLRRAQDIRKQMLGIMDRHKLDVVSCGKATVRVQKAICSGFFRNAAKKDPQEGYRTLIDQQVVYIHPSSALFNRQPEWVVYHELVLTTKEYMREVTTIDPRWLVEFAPAFFKVSDPTRLSKQKKQQRLEPLYNRYEEPNAWRISRAFRRR